One part of the Lapillicoccus jejuensis genome encodes these proteins:
- a CDS encoding small basic family protein: MIPVLGLVVGVVAGLLLHPSVPVGLQPYLPIAVIAALDAVFGGIRAILDGIFDDKVFVVSFLSNVVVAAFIVFLGDQLGVGTQLSTGVVVVLGIRIFSNVASIRRHLFKA, from the coding sequence GTGATCCCCGTCCTCGGCCTGGTCGTCGGCGTCGTCGCCGGCCTGCTGCTGCACCCCTCGGTCCCCGTCGGGCTGCAGCCCTACCTGCCCATCGCCGTCATCGCCGCGCTCGACGCGGTGTTCGGCGGGATCCGGGCCATCCTCGACGGGATCTTCGACGACAAGGTCTTCGTCGTCTCGTTCCTGTCCAACGTCGTCGTCGCCGCGTTCATCGTTTTCCTCGGCGACCAGCTCGGCGTCGGCACCCAGCTCTCGACCGGCGTCGTCGTCGTGCTCGGGATCCGGATCTTCTCCAACGTCGCCTCGATCCGCCGTCACCTCTTCAAGGCCTGA
- a CDS encoding DUF881 domain-containing protein, with protein sequence MSTPGTPGGRGWRRVDASMTLLTQVLERPLDPGYAAAAQRREEQGRPRSTGTRSWLVLLAAVVVGLLLVVAHQSLRPSGTTASRDKQQLIDQIRDRQAHGDAQAAAAQTLRGQVDRTQQQALGTGAGAAELSRLSLLTGDTAARGPGLTVTLDDAPAAQAGAGQPRSGGSADEGRVTSLDLQVVVNGLWQAGAEAVAVNGQRLTARSAIRFAGQAILVDYRPLTPPYVVTALGDPRGLPAAFAQTVGGSYLDALRANYAIPSTVSTGDDLTVPRGGADVVLARPTPTPEVTR encoded by the coding sequence ATGAGCACCCCGGGGACGCCGGGAGGGCGCGGCTGGCGCCGCGTCGACGCGTCGATGACGCTGCTGACGCAGGTGCTCGAGCGACCGCTCGACCCCGGGTACGCCGCCGCCGCCCAGCGCCGCGAGGAGCAGGGCCGGCCCCGCAGCACGGGCACCCGCTCCTGGCTCGTCCTGCTCGCCGCCGTCGTCGTCGGGCTGCTGCTCGTCGTCGCCCACCAGAGCCTGCGCCCGAGCGGGACGACGGCCAGCCGCGACAAGCAGCAGCTCATCGACCAGATCCGCGACCGGCAGGCGCACGGCGACGCGCAGGCCGCGGCCGCGCAGACGCTGCGCGGCCAGGTCGACCGCACGCAGCAGCAGGCCCTCGGGACCGGGGCCGGGGCGGCCGAGCTCAGCCGGCTCTCGCTCCTCACCGGCGACACCGCGGCGCGCGGTCCCGGCCTCACGGTGACGCTCGACGACGCCCCCGCGGCCCAGGCGGGAGCCGGGCAGCCGCGCTCCGGCGGATCGGCCGACGAGGGCCGGGTCACCTCCCTCGACCTCCAGGTCGTCGTCAACGGGCTGTGGCAGGCGGGTGCCGAGGCGGTCGCCGTCAACGGCCAGCGCCTGACCGCCCGCTCGGCGATCCGCTTCGCCGGTCAGGCGATCCTCGTCGACTACCGGCCGCTCACGCCGCCGTACGTCGTCACCGCCCTCGGCGACCCGCGCGGCCTGCCCGCCGCCTTCGCGCAGACCGTCGGCGGCAGCTACCTCGACGCGCTGCGCGCCAACTACGCCATCCCGTCGACGGTGAGCACCGGCGACGACCTCACCGTCCCGCGGGGCGGCGCCGACGTCGTCCTCGCCCGCCCGACCCCCACCCCGGAGGTGACCCGGTGA
- a CDS encoding CDP-alcohol phosphatidyltransferase family protein, with protein MAQEAGPVGAGGGVSDRVLTVPNALSALRLVGVPLFVWLLVVRADGWALLVLMLSGVTDYLDGKIARRFGLESRLGQLLDPLADRLYTLTTILAFAWRGIIPVWLVVVLLGRDVFMALLVLALRRVGLVGLPVHFVGKAATFNLLYAFPVLLLGEAAGALGAVARPLGWAFTWWGTGLYLLAAVLYAVQAAPLLRAGRPGQPPTPAPAG; from the coding sequence GTGGCGCAGGAGGCGGGACCGGTGGGTGCCGGGGGAGGGGTCTCGGACCGCGTCCTCACCGTGCCCAACGCCCTGTCCGCCCTGCGCCTGGTCGGGGTCCCGCTCTTCGTGTGGCTGCTCGTCGTCCGGGCCGACGGCTGGGCGCTGCTCGTCCTCATGCTCTCCGGCGTCACCGACTACCTCGACGGCAAGATCGCCCGGCGCTTCGGCCTGGAGTCGCGGCTGGGTCAGCTGCTCGACCCGCTGGCCGACCGGCTCTACACGCTCACGACGATCCTCGCCTTCGCCTGGCGGGGCATCATCCCCGTCTGGCTCGTCGTCGTCCTACTCGGCCGGGACGTCTTCATGGCGCTGCTCGTCCTCGCCCTGCGGCGGGTCGGGTTGGTCGGGCTGCCGGTGCACTTCGTCGGCAAGGCGGCGACCTTCAACCTGCTCTACGCCTTCCCGGTGCTGCTGCTCGGCGAGGCCGCCGGCGCCCTGGGCGCCGTCGCGCGGCCGCTCGGGTGGGCCTTCACGTGGTGGGGCACGGGGCTGTACCTGCTCGCCGCCGTCCTCTACGCCGTCCAGGCCGCCCCGCTGCTGCGCGCCGGCCGTCCGGGACAGCCGCCGACGCCGGCTCCGGCCGGCTGA
- a CDS encoding DoxX family protein encodes MSTTTEPFAGLGPTEDDAATTPQATGRSVTDRWDGALGLLLLRLGTAALLAVTGLQKIDQRPGTVTMLRTAGLPAPDVLGALLGPVQLAMAVALVLGLAVRVVGLGLLAQSVVALVLVDWSGRTDVFLPGVSGLAGERQLLLAAIGAALLGLGGGGLALDRRVRARRRRG; translated from the coding sequence ATGAGCACGACGACGGAACCCTTCGCGGGACTCGGGCCGACCGAGGACGACGCGGCCACCACCCCGCAGGCCACCGGCAGGTCGGTCACCGACCGCTGGGACGGTGCCCTGGGGCTGCTCCTGCTGCGCCTCGGGACGGCCGCGCTGCTGGCCGTGACCGGCCTGCAGAAGATCGACCAGCGCCCCGGCACCGTGACGATGCTGCGCACGGCCGGCCTGCCGGCGCCCGACGTCCTCGGGGCCCTGCTCGGGCCCGTGCAGCTGGCCATGGCGGTCGCCCTCGTCCTCGGGCTCGCGGTCCGGGTGGTCGGGCTCGGCCTGCTCGCCCAGTCGGTCGTCGCGCTGGTCCTCGTCGACTGGTCGGGCCGCACCGACGTGTTCCTCCCCGGGGTCTCCGGTCTGGCCGGCGAGCGCCAGCTGCTGCTGGCCGCCATCGGTGCCGCGCTGCTCGGGCTGGGCGGCGGCGGCCTGGCCCTCGACCGCCGGGTGAGGGCCCGTCGCCGGCGGGGCTGA
- a CDS encoding MarR family winged helix-turn-helix transcriptional regulator, with protein MTASPHTSHRAVPSEPGLDEERLPEGSLRLDDQMCFALYAASRAVVGLYRPMLDEVGLTYPQYLVMLVLWERRTATIKEIGSLLHLDYGTLTPLLKRLEASGHLERRRRVDDERSVDIVLTEQGDRLRELVADIQPAVIEGIGLNVAEFSALRGQLRALSDHISEPG; from the coding sequence ATGACCGCGTCGCCGCACACCAGCCACCGCGCCGTCCCGAGCGAGCCCGGGCTCGACGAGGAGCGCCTGCCCGAGGGGTCGCTGCGTCTCGACGACCAGATGTGCTTCGCGCTCTACGCCGCCTCGCGCGCCGTGGTCGGGCTCTACCGGCCCATGCTCGACGAGGTCGGTCTCACCTACCCGCAGTACCTCGTCATGCTCGTCCTGTGGGAGCGCCGGACGGCGACGATCAAGGAGATCGGGTCGCTCCTGCACCTCGACTACGGCACCCTCACGCCGCTGCTCAAGCGGCTCGAGGCGTCCGGTCACCTCGAGCGCCGGCGCCGCGTCGACGACGAGCGCTCGGTCGACATCGTCCTCACCGAGCAGGGCGACCGGCTGCGCGAGCTCGTGGCCGACATCCAGCCCGCCGTCATCGAGGGCATCGGCCTCAACGTCGCCGAGTTCTCCGCGCTGCGGGGGCAGCTGCGCGCGCTGAGCGACCACATCTCCGAGCCCGGCTGA